A single genomic interval of Sebastes umbrosus isolate fSebUmb1 chromosome 11, fSebUmb1.pri, whole genome shotgun sequence harbors:
- the rspo1 gene encoding R-spondin-1 — protein MQLGLVALAMVFLSSMGHSDALKLSKARRQRRVSTELPPSCPKGCERCSEYNGCIKCRPKLFIFLERNDIRQIGVCLASCPVGYFGMRNPEGNNRCTQCKIDNCEACFNRNFCTKCKEGLYSHSGRCYVSCPPGQRTANETMECVGQRPAECELGEWSQWGSCTKKNKTCGFKKGSQSRVRVPLLQVPSPDTSPAFVPSQTCAPQTERRKCVVTKTPCVRERKSKGDRQDDPNRRERENARGRGSRVGGGGGGGGGGGGGGGGGGKRRKGQSRTTTAPSITTSSVS, from the exons ATGCAGCTGGGACTGGTGGCGCTGGCAATGGTCTTCCTCAGCTCCATGGGTCACAGCGATGCTCTCAAGCTCTCCAAGGCGAGAAGGCAGAGACGGG TTAGTACTGAGTTGCCACCATCTTGCCCCAAAGGCTGCGAAAGATGCTCTGAGTATAACGGCTGCATTAAATGCAGGCCGAAGCTCTTCATCTTCCTGGAGCGCAATGACATCCGTCAGATAGGCGTGTGCCTCGCCTCCTGCCCCGTGGGATACTTTGGCATGAGGAACCCAGAAGGCAACAACAGATGCACCC aaTGTAAAATAGACAATTGTGAAGCGTGTTTCAATCGCAATTTTTGCACAAAATGTAAGGAGGGCTTGTATTCACACAGTGGGCGATGTTATGTCAGCTGCCCTCCAGGCCAGCGCACCGCCAATGAGACCATGGAGTGTGTCG GTCAGCGTCCTGCAGAGTGCGAACTGGGCGAGTGGAGCCAATGGGGTTCCTGTACGAAGAAGAACAAAACATGTGGATTTAAGAAAGGCTCCCAGTCTCGGGTTCGCGTGCCCCTTCTGCAAGTCCCCAGCCCAGACACCTCCCCGGCCTTTGTGCCCTCACAGACctgtgctccacagacagagaggaggaagtgcGTCGTGACCAAGACGCCCTGTGTGAGAG AGAGGAAGAGTAAGGGAGACCGACAAGATGATCCAaacaggagggagagggagaacgCACGCGGACGAGGAAGCcgtgtaggaggaggaggaggaggtggaggaggaggaggaggagggggaggaggaggagggaagaggcGAAAAGGCCAGAGCAGGACCACCACTGCTCCCAGCATCACAACCAGCTCTGTCAGCTAA